The Pedobacter frigiditerrae genomic sequence CTTTAATGCTTTTGATGTTGAAATCGGCTACCTTGTTTTGTAAATCTAATTGCTGTAATTCTTGGCGGTTAGCAAAAGCACTGCTGATGTAATTGCTCAATGGCTGTACAGGTTGCAAAGGCAAATCGCTTTCTGCAATAGTGAGTTCCGTATCTTCAGGTAAACCTAAAAGGATGTTTAAGTTATAATTGATGATTTTACGATTGTTCTCTATTTCCAAATCTGTTAAAGAAACATTTGCTTGTTGCAATTGAAATCTCAACACATCATTTTTGGTAACAATGCCTTGCTCAAAAAATCTTTGCGCTTGTTTTAGCTGACTAGCAATTGCTTCTAAATTTTGAGCAACTACTTTTTTGCTTTGCATTACCTTAAATAAAGAGAAATAAGTATTGATAACTGCATAGCTAACTTCCTCTTTGTTTTTATCAGCATCTAAACGAACAACATCAGTTAGTAATTTGGTGCTTTCTTGTGCGTATCTGTATTTTCCGCCACCATAAATTACTTCTTGAATAGCTGCAGTACCTACAAAAGCATCAGCTCTGTTTGGTAAATGGATGGGATTACCACCACCAATGGATAAAGTATTGGTTGGAATTTCTGCGTGATTATATAAAAAACTAGCAGATGCAGTTGGCAAAACATTGTCTTTAACCACCGCTAATCTTGCAATGGCTTCATCAATTTTATTTTGAGAAAGTTTTAAGTTTTTGCTATTGGCAACACCTAAATCTATGGCTTCTTGTAAAGTTAGTTTTTTAACAGTTTGCGCTTGTAAAACTGCCGGAAGTAGGAAAATTGATAATAGGAGTTTTAATTTATTATTTATCATTTTGTTGGTTTTGTTAAATGAGTAATGATGAAGTCTTGTAGGTGAGCAATTAACCGTAGCCTTAAAGCTTCTTTTTGTTTTTCGTCGTTCATGTCAATGTTGTCTTCTGCTTTTGTTGGAGTTATTGCAACCATGCTTATTGTTCCCATTATGGTTACGATGCTCATCCTTACATCTACTTTTCTGAAATGGCCTTCTTCAATACCATCTTCTATGATTTTTTCAATTACCAATCTGTTATTAGCTAATGCATCTTTAATTTGGCTAAACATTTCTGGTCTTTGAGCTAGTGAAAGCTCTCTATGCATCATTTTATGAAAAGTAATGTTTGAGAAAATCCGAGTAACGTATTGCTCAACTACTTTTAGGAGTTTTTCCTTAGCAGGAATTTGCTCATCTTTAATTTGGTTCAATTGTGATTTGAAACCACAGATTTTATCTTCCATGATTTCTAAAAAAACACCCTCTTTACTACCGAAGTAATAATTAATCATCGCCATATTGGCGCCAGACTCTTTTGCGATTTGCCGAGTTGAAGTTCCTTCAAAACCGAGTTCAGCAAAAAGCTTTAAAGCGGCGGTGATGATGTCAGTTCTTTTATCAGTTTTTTCCATTGTTATTTTTTGACAGGACAAAGTTAATCAATCGATTGATTAACTTCCAAATTTATTTGAGTCTGTTTTACAATTGGATGATAAATAAGTAGATTTAGTGATGGATATAAATAGTTTACATGAATTTATAACGCTTATACTTTTAAATAGGAATGATAATTTTAAAAACAGCTATTCTTTAAACAGAGTACTTGAATGGAAGTTTCAGGTATTTCCAGTTGAGAAACTAAAAAAAGAAATGATGGAAAAAGGTCTTATGAACAGGCAAGAAACAGGAATAATGTACTTATATGATATTACCGAACTGGGTAAAACTTACATAAAAAATAATTTTGAGGAAGGGAAAAGACTTCTGTTCGAAAGTTTTCCAGACGCTTTTGAATTTCTGAATTCGCTTTTTGAAGATTATGAACTTCCTGCTTAACTTTCAAATGTTATATAAGCTGTTCGAAATGTTAGCGAAGTGCATTTCGAACTAAACGATAAAAGCGGATTTCAAATCCGCACTATTAGAACTTCGAGATGCCTTTCAGAACATCTCGAAGAGCTTTAAACTATTTAGTTAACAATAAGTATATTTATTCATTGGTTATAAAAATCAAACTTTGATGAATAAATTTCTCCTTTTACTAATTCTAACACTAACCTCTTTCACTCCAAAACCAACTATAGACTCTACCAACAGTTGGGTAAGGATAAACTTGTTAGGCTATCAGCCTAAATCAGTAAAGGTTGCCATTTGGGCAAGTAAAACCAATCAGGTTCCAGATAAATTTGACTTAATTGACCAAAGCGGAAAGGTGGTTTACACTTCAAGTAACGTTAAATCTTTTGGTGCCTATGGTCCGTTTACAGCAACTGCTCGATTAAACTTCTCGGATTTTAAAACACCA encodes the following:
- a CDS encoding TolC family protein; translation: MINNKLKLLLSIFLLPAVLQAQTVKKLTLQEAIDLGVANSKNLKLSQNKIDEAIARLAVVKDNVLPTASASFLYNHAEIPTNTLSIGGGNPIHLPNRADAFVGTAAIQEVIYGGGKYRYAQESTKLLTDVVRLDADKNKEEVSYAVINTYFSLFKVMQSKKVVAQNLEAIASQLKQAQRFFEQGIVTKNDVLRFQLQQANVSLTDLEIENNRKIINYNLNILLGLPEDTELTIAESDLPLQPVQPLSNYISSAFANRQELQQLDLQNKVADFNIKSIKANTRPTVGVGANLYYINPSGSFIPPSEQFIMPITIGATVSWNVASLWNNKNKVAEAKIQQKEIGLHKDVLSDNVKTELNRNYQNYQLAVKRINVLETSIAQATENDRLLESKYKNNIASATDRIDAETLLYQAKINLELAKADAKLAYYTLLKSTGKISQ
- a CDS encoding TetR family transcriptional regulator, giving the protein MEKTDKRTDIITAALKLFAELGFEGTSTRQIAKESGANMAMINYYFGSKEGVFLEIMEDKICGFKSQLNQIKDEQIPAKEKLLKVVEQYVTRIFSNITFHKMMHRELSLAQRPEMFSQIKDALANNRLVIEKIIEDGIEEGHFRKVDVRMSIVTIMGTISMVAITPTKAEDNIDMNDEKQKEALRLRLIAHLQDFIITHLTKPTK